ACAAACCAGTTATTGTTTCAGAAGAATATGACATGATAGATGGAAGAAGAGCAAATAATTCTGATACCAAGGGATTATCCCTGGGACTGGCTCAATGGAATGATAGGGGAAATCTGGAAATATCTGCTAAAATATGGCGGCATACAGGAGAAAAGTGGTCCAGACAATCAGAAGAGATGCCCTTACATAGGGTGCTTGATTTAGCAATCTTGATTTGCAAAACAAGAAAAATCTTTCTGGAAAGATATCGTAAAAACGAAAAAAGTTATTCTAACTATCCTTTACTGGATAGAA
This genomic window from Atribacterota bacterium contains:
- a CDS encoding DUF6530 family protein; this translates as MKIPTELKHKPVIVSEEYDMIDGRRANNSDTKGLSLGLAQWNDRGNLEISAKIWRHTGEKWSRQSEEMPLHRVLDLAILICKTRKIFLERYRKNEKSYSNYPLLDRIGLQGGAMNVAVCTDNEYIETDLNLFDDCLHKDDEIISERLNVLYDLLKEIKEI